In the Ignavibacteriales bacterium genome, TCCAACGAACAACAAAGAAACTGCCATTAAAATAATTCCGCCGTAAAGAATTTGTACGTTTATAAAATCTCTGGGTTGAAGAATAACCCAAACCGGTGTTCCGGAAGCAATTAAAACGTAAATTGAAATTATGATCATCCAATGAAACGGCTGAAGTGAAACCGGGAATTGAATTCCGAGAAGAACCGAAACTATGCAGATTGCGGAAGCAAGCAAGTAAGCATATAATGTTTTTATTTCTTTCTTATGAATTAGCCAGCCAATAAAAGGCGCGCAAAGAGTTATAAATATTACTGATGTTGAAGCGATGCCGCCGATTCTTCCATAAGTAACTCCATCGGTCGTTACGGTTTTTAAGATTGTATCAGTTCCTTCAACGCCAAGTTTTGTAAGCGGCCAAAGTGATGTTAAAGAAATTGCCGTTGCACTCAAAAAAGATGAGCAAACCAAAAGCAGCATTACAATTGTGAAAGTGATCATCAAATTAAAACCGGTTTTGCCAAGAGTGGTTCTTGCAACTTCTGCAATTGATTTTCCTTTTTCACGCAGACTGATGAACATCGTTGTAAAATCATGAACTGCACCGAAGAAAATTCCTCCAACTACTATCCACATCCATGCGGGAATAAATCCGTAGAGCACTGCCATTGTTGGTCCTATAATTGGACCTGCGCCGGCTATTGCCGAAAAATGATGAGCAAACACAACGTAACGTTTTGTCGGAACATAATCGCGTCCGTCGTTTATTGTTACAGCGGGAGTAGGATTGTTTGGATCTTCACCCAGAGTTTTTGCAATAAACTTTGCATAAAATTTACTTGCTAAGTAAAATAAAACAATCGGAATTGCTAAGAAGAATAAAACGTTCATCTCTGCCTCTCAAGATTCGTGAAAGATTTAAAGTAATATAAAAATATTTTTAGTGATTCTTAAAAGATTTTAACCGGAGCGGTTTGGATTATTCCATCCTTCATTTCAAAAATTTTATCGCCGAGTCTTACTAACTGCGGGTTGTGAGTTACAATTAAAAAAGTAACTTTCAACTCATCTCTAAGTTGTACAAAAAGTTTATGCAGAGACTCACTGTTTATAGAATCCAAATTACCGGTTGGTTCATCGGCAAAAATTATATCGGGATTATTTGCAAGTGCGCGCGCAACGGCAACACGCTGCTGCTCGCCTCCGCTAAGTTCCGCCGGTTTGTGATGAATGCGGTCGCTCAATCCAACTAAAGCAAGCAGTTCTTCTGCACGTTTAGTAGAATTTAATTTTGTTTCACCGTAGATCATTAAAGGAATAGCAACATTTTCTGCGGCGTCAAACTCCGGCAGTAAATGATGAAATTGAAATACAAATCCGATATGTTTATTTCTAAACTTGGAAAGTTTATCATCGGAAAGAGAAAAAATATTTGTTCCTTTTATTTTTATCTCGCCTTCATCGGCATTATCCAATCCGCTTAGAATATGAAGAAGCGTACTTTTACCGGCACCGGAAGCTCCGACGATCACGCTGATCATTTTGCTTTCGACTTGCAGAGAAACACCTTTTAGGATTTCCAGCTTGTGTTCATTCTGTTTGTAAAATGATTTGTGAATGTTCTTCGCTTCAATAATAATTTCGTTCATAATAATTCTTCTGTATTATATTTTAAAATCTCTATGTACTTTGCGACTTCTTAGCGTCCTCTGTGGTTAAAAAGATTTAACGCAGAGTGCGCAGAGGAGACGCAGAGAAAATTTTATTCATATTTTATTGAATCAATAATTTTTGTATTAGCGGCTCTTTTAGCCGGATAAATTGCGGCGATAAACGCCATCAACAAGGCCATCATGCCGATTGCAAATATATCGCTTGTCCTAATTTCAACCGGCATCGCATTAATAATGTATTTATTAGAATCGAGTGGATAAAAATTATATTTTATCTGCAAGTAACAAACGATAACTCCAAGTATTAAACCGATTACTGTGCCGATCACGCCTACAAGAAGTCCTTCGAACATAAATATTTTTCTGATTGATTTTTGGTTCACGCCCATCGAGCGCAAAACACCAATGTCTTTCTTTTTTTCAATTACAGTCATTGTAAGAGAAGCAAAAATATTGAAGACGGCAACTGCAATTATTAAACAAAGAAGAATGTACGCACCCCAACGCTCTATCATCATTACGTTATAAAGTTCTTTGTGAAGGTCATACCATGTGTTGATCGAAAATAATTTAGTATCAATTCTTTTTTGAAGTTCGCTTTTGATTTTCTCGGCATTGTGGAAATCGTTAAGGCGTATCTCATAACCGGTAATTTGATCTTTCAATCCGAAAAGTTTTTGTGAGCTGGAAACTGATGTGAAAACAGAAGAACCATCGTAATCTTTATTGTTCGATTCGAAAATGCCCGAGACAACAAATCTTCTTGTCTGTGGAATTGAAAGAGTGGTGATCGTTCTTTCAATATTATAAGCGGAAGTAACAGTAATTGTATCGCCCACGCGCGAAGAGAGGCGGAGTGCGAGCGGTAAACCTAAAATTATTTTTTCAGACTGGTTATCATTCAGATTGAAGGAGCCGCTGATAATTTTTGATGCAACTCCCCATGATCTGTCTTTTACATCGAACTGAATTCCTTTTAGGTTAACTATCTCATAATTCTTTTTGTTTAGTAGAATTGCTTTGCCGTCAACAAATGGTGAATAGCTGGTTACTCCTTGTGTCTTATGCAAGACATTTTCAACTGTGCCGATCTTGGCGAATCCCTTTTCATCAATTACGGAAATTCTAATATGCGGATCGAAGCTTACCATAATCGAAGTAACAATCGAACCGAATCCGTTGAAGACTGACAATACAATCACAAGTGCTGCAACACCGATCGTAATCCCGACCGTAGAGAGAAGCGAAATGATTGTGATAAAATTCATTTTACGTTTCGCTTTCAAATATCTTTTAGCAATAAAAAATTCAATCATGCTATTCAAACCTAATTGCTGATATCGGTTTTATTCGTGATGCTATAAATGCCGGCAGAAAAGATGCAGCTAAAGAAATTACTACTGTAACTGCAGTAACTA is a window encoding:
- a CDS encoding ABC transporter ATP-binding protein — encoded protein: MNEIIIEAKNIHKSFYKQNEHKLEILKGVSLQVESKMISVIVGASGAGKSTLLHILSGLDNADEGEIKIKGTNIFSLSDDKLSKFRNKHIGFVFQFHHLLPEFDAAENVAIPLMIYGETKLNSTKRAEELLALVGLSDRIHHKPAELSGGEQQRVAVARALANNPDIIFADEPTGNLDSINSESLHKLFVQLRDELKVTFLIVTHNPQLVRLGDKIFEMKDGIIQTAPVKIF
- a CDS encoding ABC transporter permease; its protein translation is MIEFFIAKRYLKAKRKMNFITIISLLSTVGITIGVAALVIVLSVFNGFGSIVTSIMVSFDPHIRISVIDEKGFAKIGTVENVLHKTQGVTSYSPFVDGKAILLNKKNYEIVNLKGIQFDVKDRSWGVASKIISGSFNLNDNQSEKIILGLPLALRLSSRVGDTITVTSAYNIERTITTLSIPQTRRFVVSGIFESNNKDYDGSSVFTSVSSSQKLFGLKDQITGYEIRLNDFHNAEKIKSELQKRIDTKLFSINTWYDLHKELYNVMMIERWGAYILLCLIIAVAVFNIFASLTMTVIEKKKDIGVLRSMGVNQKSIRKIFMFEGLLVGVIGTVIGLILGVIVCYLQIKYNFYPLDSNKYIINAMPVEIRTSDIFAIGMMALLMAFIAAIYPAKRAANTKIIDSIKYE